One segment of Leuconostoc lactis DNA contains the following:
- the rimI gene encoding ribosomal protein S18-alanine N-acetyltransferase, whose amino-acid sequence MKIQPATIEDSETIYHIAQAAFQPSPWPKAVFEHELTSPRSRYFLTTGGFIGITQILDEVEISSIAVQPDYQRQGIAQALLTTVLALPDVARFLLEVDELNHQAIQLYEKMGFSPYHRREKYYKNGHAAIMMERKM is encoded by the coding sequence TTGAAAATTCAACCAGCAACAATTGAAGACAGTGAAACCATCTATCATATTGCCCAAGCGGCCTTTCAACCGTCTCCTTGGCCAAAAGCAGTCTTTGAACATGAACTCACAAGTCCTCGTAGTCGTTATTTTTTAACGACGGGTGGTTTTATTGGGATTACCCAGATATTAGATGAAGTTGAAATTAGTAGTATCGCGGTCCAACCGGATTATCAACGACAAGGTATTGCGCAAGCACTATTAACAACCGTTTTGGCTTTGCCAGATGTTGCCCGATTTTTATTGGAAGTCGATGAGTTGAATCATCAAGCGATTCAGCTGTATGAAAAGATGGGCTTTTCACCTTATCACCGCCGTGAAAAGTATTATAAAAATGGTCATGCCGCGATCATGATGGAAAGGAAAATGTGA
- a CDS encoding nitroreductase family protein produces the protein MSNPVLDLLNNHRSIRAYTNEPVTDDIVTTILSAANAGPNMNNYQPVTFIEITDQALKAEITAQVGMTYIESAARYFVVAVDFNKDLIGLTPEVRALAEERLSTYAMLEGGIVSAGVALGRAQVAAEALGLGSVTMAGALGAFELYEQHLQLPKFVKAVMGFSIGYPAQEPGIKPKLPMAGMWMKNHYDQDQMVAAVTAYDQTMTTYYADRGVDSSWVQNNTKLLTRPRDYTGLNNYPKQKGFRLS, from the coding sequence ATGTCAAATCCAGTTTTAGATTTATTGAATAACCATCGTTCAATTCGTGCTTATACGAATGAACCGGTCACCGATGACATTGTGACAACGATTTTATCTGCTGCCAATGCGGGACCAAACATGAATAATTACCAACCAGTCACTTTTATTGAAATTACTGACCAAGCATTGAAGGCGGAAATTACAGCACAAGTCGGGATGACTTATATTGAAAGTGCCGCCCGTTATTTTGTGGTTGCCGTCGACTTTAATAAAGACTTGATTGGTTTAACACCGGAAGTACGTGCCTTAGCTGAGGAACGACTATCGACGTATGCTATGTTAGAGGGTGGCATTGTGTCGGCTGGTGTCGCTTTGGGACGCGCCCAAGTAGCCGCAGAAGCGCTTGGTCTGGGCAGTGTGACCATGGCTGGGGCACTAGGCGCCTTTGAATTATATGAACAACATTTACAATTACCAAAGTTCGTGAAAGCAGTCATGGGCTTTTCGATTGGCTACCCAGCACAAGAACCTGGCATTAAGCCAAAGTTACCAATGGCTGGGATGTGGATGAAAAATCATTATGATCAAGACCAAATGGTGGCAGCCGTCACGGCGTATGATCAAACGATGACCACCTATTATGCCGATCGGGGTGTTGATAGTTCCTGGGTGCAAAATAATACGAAACTTTTGACACGACCACGTGACTATACGGGTTTGAACAACTATCCAAAGCAAAAAGGCTTTCGCCTATCATAA
- a CDS encoding type I phosphomannose isomerase catalytic subunit yields the protein MTILMLAPVLQEKIWGGTKLATFGYQLPSDHVGEAWVISAHDNGVSKITQGEFAGQDLAQLWTERPELFGGHDPEQAFPLLAKILDAQENLSIQVHPNDKQSSENFGKTESWYILDATPDAKLYYGHHASTKSALKTMVDEREWSQLLRTIPVQKGDFFYVPAGTFHALGAGVLALEIQQSSDSTYRFYDFDRVDATTQQPRSLQIDAALSVTKAPHVDPILNQRSRLQDQTILTRLLTSPKFTIDKLSVRGESHFNQHHDYELFNVIAGDLTLTAEGTTYHLKKGDNFIMLKDTGNYTLSGYGEVIVSFITPTSYREQELSYLDN from the coding sequence ATGACAATCCTGATGTTAGCACCAGTTTTACAGGAAAAAATTTGGGGTGGCACAAAATTAGCGACGTTTGGCTATCAGTTGCCATCCGACCACGTGGGCGAGGCATGGGTGATTTCCGCGCATGACAATGGGGTCTCAAAGATTACGCAAGGTGAGTTTGCCGGGCAAGACTTAGCTCAGTTGTGGACAGAACGACCAGAACTATTTGGCGGGCATGATCCTGAACAGGCATTTCCTTTATTAGCCAAAATTTTAGATGCCCAAGAAAACTTATCAATTCAGGTACATCCGAATGATAAGCAATCATCTGAAAACTTTGGCAAGACGGAAAGCTGGTATATCTTAGATGCCACACCTGACGCCAAGTTATACTATGGTCATCACGCCTCCACTAAGTCAGCTTTAAAAACAATGGTTGACGAACGTGAATGGTCGCAATTACTGCGTACAATTCCGGTGCAAAAGGGGGATTTCTTTTATGTCCCAGCTGGGACTTTTCATGCCTTGGGCGCTGGCGTATTAGCCCTAGAAATCCAACAAAGTTCCGATTCGACTTATCGTTTCTATGACTTTGATCGCGTGGATGCCACAACGCAGCAACCACGATCATTGCAAATTGATGCCGCACTGAGTGTCACTAAAGCGCCCCATGTTGATCCAATCTTGAACCAGAGATCGCGGTTGCAAGATCAAACAATCTTGACGCGTTTACTGACGTCGCCTAAGTTCACCATCGATAAGTTATCTGTTCGTGGGGAAAGTCATTTTAACCAGCACCATGACTACGAATTGTTTAATGTGATTGCCGGGGACTTAACTTTGACGGCTGAAGGGACGACGTACCACCTTAAAAAAGGCGATAATTTTATCATGCTAAAAGATACCGGTAATTATACATTATCGGGTTATGGTGAAGTGATTGTCAGCTTTATAACCCCAACAAGTTATCGTGAACAAGAGCTGTCATATCTTGATAATTAA
- a CDS encoding aromatic acid exporter family protein — translation MQFGRFRIGLRTLKTAMAVMLIIAVYYFFNRPPFVAALAAVFALRESWDQTLSFAKIRLISNTVGGLLALVYFLIYTQTDHADWVAIIILPLLVIITIVFLDGFNFNSGVIGALAALLMIALNIPAGATVVYVIDRIADTFVGVLVAIGVNRFASPQTKKKA, via the coding sequence ATGCAATTTGGACGATTCCGTATCGGTTTACGGACGCTAAAAACAGCCATGGCGGTCATGTTAATCATTGCCGTCTATTATTTCTTTAACCGTCCCCCATTTGTCGCTGCTTTAGCGGCTGTCTTTGCTTTACGTGAAAGTTGGGATCAAACGCTGAGTTTTGCTAAGATCCGTTTAATTTCAAACACCGTTGGTGGCTTACTCGCCTTGGTCTACTTTCTCATTTATACGCAAACTGACCACGCTGACTGGGTCGCAATTATCATCCTCCCACTGCTTGTGATTATCACCATTGTTTTCTTAGATGGTTTTAATTTTAATAGTGGGGTTATCGGCGCACTTGCTGCTTTATTGATGATTGCCTTAAATATTCCAGCTGGTGCGACGGTTGTCTACGTGATTGATCGTATTGCAGATACATTTGTGGGGGTCTTAGTGGCTATTGGTGTGAACCGATTTGCTTCACCGCAAACAAAAAAGAAGGCGTAA
- the rimI gene encoding ribosomal protein S18-alanine N-acetyltransferase — protein MFLKFNHHPKLPIALPQFTTKTIAVSGYDFVLRRATIADIDTLVRIEEAVYAGVAPWVLRDFLSELSRPHIRLYLVIERHQQVIGFAGVAYQRDQRDMHITNIAVVPIWQSHGLGTTILSEINQFATAVGVATMTLEARASNHGAIALYQRLGFEQTGIKKGYYFGDHEDAVSMVKQLENSTSNN, from the coding sequence ATGTTTTTGAAGTTTAATCACCACCCTAAATTACCAATTGCCTTACCGCAATTTACGACTAAGACGATTGCTGTCAGTGGTTATGACTTTGTGTTACGTCGCGCCACAATTGCTGATATTGACACATTGGTTAGAATTGAGGAAGCGGTTTATGCGGGTGTCGCGCCGTGGGTATTGCGCGACTTTCTCAGCGAATTATCGCGGCCACATATTCGCCTCTACTTAGTGATTGAACGCCATCAACAAGTTATTGGCTTTGCCGGTGTTGCCTATCAAAGAGATCAGCGTGATATGCATATTACCAATATTGCGGTTGTTCCGATTTGGCAAAGTCATGGTTTAGGCACAACCATTTTGTCAGAAATTAACCAATTTGCGACTGCGGTTGGGGTTGCCACCATGACGTTAGAGGCACGCGCCTCTAATCATGGGGCGATTGCTTTATATCAACGATTAGGCTTTGAACAAACAGGGATCAAAAAAGGATACTATTTCGGTGATCATGAAGATGCCGTTTCAATGGTGAAACAACTTGAAAATTCAACCAGCAACAATTGA
- a CDS encoding mannose/fructose/sorbose PTS transporter subunit IIA — translation MVNLIVASHGDFAKGIIMSGSMIFGEQENVEVVTFQPTEGPDDLDKHYQDALAKFDNDDDTLFLVDLWGGSPFNRASLIQQQNPEHVAIVSGLNLPMLIEAYGGRLGMNSAADLAKYLVPVSKDGVKSVPEAEEAKPAASEKAEAKAGATDGLKPGHININLARLDTRLLHGQVATAWTPYSKANRIIVVSDAVARDELRKNLIKQAAPNGVKANIVPISKMEEVAKDDRFGGVDALLLFETVQDVLRAVEGGVPIKTLNVGSMAHSEGKTMVNKVLSMDKADVEAFEKLRDLGVEFDVRKVPSDSKANLFDLIKKANVQ, via the coding sequence ATGGTTAATCTTATTGTTGCTAGTCATGGTGACTTTGCAAAAGGCATTATCATGTCGGGTTCAATGATTTTCGGTGAACAAGAAAACGTTGAAGTCGTGACATTCCAGCCGACTGAAGGACCAGACGATTTAGATAAGCATTATCAAGATGCCTTGGCAAAGTTTGATAATGACGACGACACATTGTTCTTGGTTGACTTGTGGGGTGGTTCACCGTTTAACCGTGCCAGCCTCATCCAACAACAAAATCCAGAACACGTCGCGATTGTGTCTGGGTTGAACTTGCCAATGTTGATTGAAGCTTATGGCGGTCGCCTAGGGATGAATTCAGCAGCTGATTTGGCGAAGTACTTAGTGCCAGTCTCAAAAGATGGTGTGAAGTCAGTGCCAGAAGCTGAAGAAGCAAAACCAGCGGCGTCAGAAAAGGCCGAAGCTAAAGCTGGTGCGACTGATGGTTTGAAGCCAGGTCACATCAACATCAATTTGGCACGTTTGGATACACGTTTGTTGCACGGTCAAGTGGCGACAGCTTGGACGCCATATTCAAAGGCTAACCGTATTATCGTTGTTTCTGACGCGGTTGCCCGTGATGAATTGCGTAAGAACTTGATCAAGCAAGCAGCACCAAACGGTGTGAAGGCGAACATCGTGCCAATCAGCAAGATGGAAGAAGTCGCCAAGGACGATCGTTTCGGTGGCGTTGATGCACTCTTGTTGTTTGAAACAGTGCAAGATGTTCTCCGTGCCGTTGAAGGTGGTGTGCCAATTAAGACACTTAATGTCGGTTCAATGGCGCATTCTGAAGGTAAAACGATGGTCAACAAGGTCTTATCAATGGACAAGGCAGACGTTGAAGCATTTGAAAAGTTACGTGACTTGGGTGTTGAATTTGACGTCCGCAAGGTGCCAAGTGATAGCAAGGCCAACTTGTTTGACTTAATTAAAAAAGCTAACGTTCAATAA
- a CDS encoding lipid II:glycine glycyltransferase FemX — protein MPILDLNDQEKVQAYQRFVREDPRGQVTQDPLWGELKANWGHVYVYHETAGQIDAVLTVLTVEAVPGKLLGYAGRGPIGDIHNVALIKSMIQEALAALPDNVFLIRLDPEVAYSDALNAEYQAAGFVTRNREIHHMHGNIQPRKNVVLYYDGRGEGATPITTAEELMLHFKRDYRNQIRRAAKDGVTVTAGDSEADVRAFFETYVMMAAAQGITHRPIDYFLRMQQLWAGTGLFKVFLAHFEGRVIASGIGFSYGDEIWYMYAGSDRQYAKHYGPYAVQWEMLKWGLALGKVEYDFGGVGDFVPEDGLYKFKHGFAYHDPQAEYIGELDWVVDETAYETYLEQFK, from the coding sequence ATGCCGATTTTAGATTTAAATGATCAAGAAAAAGTACAGGCGTATCAACGTTTTGTTCGTGAGGATCCACGTGGCCAGGTGACCCAAGATCCGCTATGGGGTGAACTCAAAGCGAATTGGGGTCATGTTTATGTTTACCATGAAACGGCGGGGCAAATTGATGCAGTCTTAACAGTGTTAACGGTTGAAGCTGTGCCGGGCAAGTTGCTGGGATATGCTGGTCGCGGACCGATTGGCGACATTCATAATGTGGCGTTGATTAAAAGTATGATCCAAGAAGCTTTGGCGGCCTTGCCAGATAATGTCTTCCTCATTCGTTTGGACCCTGAAGTGGCCTATAGCGATGCGTTGAATGCCGAATATCAAGCAGCCGGTTTTGTGACACGTAATCGTGAGATTCACCACATGCATGGGAATATCCAACCACGCAAAAATGTGGTGTTGTATTATGATGGTCGTGGCGAGGGTGCGACACCGATTACGACGGCAGAAGAATTGATGTTACACTTCAAACGTGATTATCGTAACCAAATCCGTCGCGCGGCCAAAGATGGCGTTACCGTGACTGCTGGTGATTCTGAAGCGGATGTGCGCGCCTTTTTTGAGACTTATGTGATGATGGCTGCGGCACAAGGGATTACTCACCGGCCAATTGATTACTTCTTGCGTATGCAACAATTATGGGCTGGCACAGGCTTATTTAAAGTGTTCCTAGCACACTTTGAAGGTCGCGTGATTGCCAGTGGCATTGGTTTTAGCTATGGTGATGAAATTTGGTATATGTATGCCGGTTCTGATCGGCAATATGCTAAGCACTATGGCCCATATGCTGTGCAATGGGAAATGCTAAAATGGGGTCTGGCACTTGGCAAAGTCGAATACGATTTTGGCGGTGTTGGAGATTTTGTACCCGAAGATGGCCTCTATAAATTTAAGCACGGCTTTGCTTATCACGATCCACAAGCCGAATATATTGGTGAACTGGATTGGGTTGTGGATGAAACAGCCTATGAAACTTATCTTGAACAATTTAAATAA
- the tsaB gene encoding tRNA (adenosine(37)-N6)-threonylcarbamoyltransferase complex dimerization subunit type 1 TsaB, giving the protein MKILAFDTSNQPLTVSLAEDNNVRRVFTTNEARNHSIQLLPAIETTLAEQQWALSDIDRIVVAQGPGSFTGLRIGVTVAKMLANTLQAELIGVSSLAVLAAQVTNPGLVVPLFNARNNNVFAGVYLNDTAVLADAHQPIDHLVTWLQTRAEPITFVGETTEFVPTLQAAFGDQATILTPADSLPDGHGIVTLGLKAQPVADVAHFNPNYLRKTQAELNWLAAHPGEDNPENYVFEV; this is encoded by the coding sequence ATGAAGATTTTAGCCTTTGATACAAGTAACCAACCACTTACGGTGAGTTTGGCGGAAGATAATAATGTACGACGTGTGTTCACAACGAATGAAGCGCGGAATCATTCGATTCAGTTATTGCCAGCAATTGAAACAACGCTGGCTGAACAACAATGGGCGCTCAGTGATATTGATCGTATTGTGGTTGCCCAAGGACCAGGATCATTTACTGGGCTTAGAATTGGTGTGACTGTTGCCAAAATGCTGGCTAACACGTTGCAAGCTGAGCTCATAGGCGTTTCTAGTTTAGCCGTGCTGGCTGCGCAAGTGACCAATCCTGGCTTAGTAGTGCCACTGTTTAATGCGCGCAATAATAATGTTTTTGCAGGTGTTTATTTAAATGACACAGCTGTGTTAGCTGATGCGCATCAGCCAATCGACCATTTGGTGACTTGGTTGCAGACACGTGCTGAGCCCATTACTTTTGTGGGGGAAACCACAGAATTCGTGCCCACGTTACAGGCGGCTTTTGGTGATCAAGCGACGATTTTAACACCCGCTGACAGCTTGCCTGACGGTCATGGCATCGTTACACTCGGTCTCAAAGCGCAACCTGTGGCTGATGTCGCACACTTTAACCCTAATTATTTAAGGAAAACCCAGGCGGAGTTGAACTGGCTTGCTGCGCATCCTGGTGAGGATAATCCCGAAAATTATGTTTTTGAAGTTTAA
- a CDS encoding Cof-type HAD-IIB family hydrolase: MTIKMIASDMDGTFLTANDEYNRHRFERVLDQLQEKDVRFVAASGRQVKNLQQLFAPTIAKGYEINFVGSNGAMVATPDEQLYSVHLSPAQLHQVIEWNAKNPESAENIIIMTGDKATYVSNHATGPVADMVFQFYPNVKQVEKLMEVDDHILEVTFVWPNDEVQQHVAELRQVFGDELHATGSGFGSVDVLGKGVDKATGLQVLQDYYDILDREVMTFGDNGNDLEMLQKYEHGYVMPNAEPFMLQAVDKRALNTNVNDGVLATIEDYFGLASTS; encoded by the coding sequence ATGACAATCAAAATGATTGCGTCTGATATGGACGGGACTTTTTTGACAGCAAATGATGAGTATAATCGTCACCGTTTTGAACGTGTCTTGGATCAGCTTCAAGAAAAGGATGTCCGCTTTGTAGCGGCTTCGGGCCGGCAAGTTAAAAACTTGCAACAACTTTTTGCCCCCACAATTGCGAAAGGCTATGAAATCAATTTTGTGGGATCAAATGGCGCCATGGTGGCCACACCGGATGAACAACTCTATTCTGTTCATTTGTCGCCAGCACAATTACATCAAGTGATTGAATGGAATGCCAAGAATCCTGAATCAGCTGAAAATATTATTATCATGACGGGTGATAAGGCAACGTATGTCTCTAACCATGCTACAGGTCCGGTCGCTGATATGGTCTTTCAATTTTATCCAAATGTGAAGCAAGTGGAAAAATTGATGGAAGTTGATGACCACATTTTAGAAGTGACATTTGTCTGGCCAAATGATGAAGTACAACAGCACGTTGCTGAATTGCGACAAGTCTTTGGCGATGAACTCCATGCGACGGGATCAGGATTTGGTTCCGTTGATGTGTTGGGTAAAGGGGTCGACAAAGCGACTGGGTTGCAAGTTTTGCAAGACTACTATGACATTTTAGATCGTGAAGTGATGACCTTTGGTGATAATGGCAACGATTTAGAAATGCTGCAGAAATACGAACATGGCTATGTGATGCCAAATGCCGAACCATTTATGTTACAGGCTGTGGATAAGCGTGCCTTGAACACGAATGTTAACGATGGGGTGTTAGCAACAATCGAAGATTATTTTGGTTTAGCCAGCACTTCATAA
- a CDS encoding redox-sensing transcriptional repressor Rex, whose protein sequence is MMTQPKIPRATAKRLPIYFRYLTFLHDAGTDRISSAELSDAIKFDAATIRRDFSYFGALGKRGYGYDVKALLDFFANVLDQDSLINVALIGAGNLGQALLNFNFHQSSNMRISAAFDVDKSRAGTIMAGVPIYSMTELKEQITAQRINIAILTVPQGVAQEITNELVDAGIKGILNFTPLRVTVPSGVRVQNVDLTNELQTLVYFIENYGSITTG, encoded by the coding sequence ATTATGACACAACCTAAAATCCCGCGTGCGACCGCAAAGCGTTTGCCGATTTATTTCCGCTACTTAACATTTTTACACGATGCGGGGACTGACCGCATTTCTTCTGCTGAATTAAGCGATGCAATCAAGTTTGATGCGGCCACGATTCGTCGTGATTTTTCTTATTTTGGTGCCTTAGGCAAGCGTGGCTATGGCTACGATGTCAAGGCGTTGCTGGATTTCTTTGCCAATGTGTTGGATCAAGACAGTCTCATTAATGTGGCGTTAATTGGTGCTGGAAATTTGGGGCAAGCTTTGCTTAACTTTAACTTTCACCAGTCTTCTAACATGCGTATTTCAGCGGCTTTTGACGTGGATAAGTCACGTGCAGGCACAATTATGGCCGGTGTGCCGATTTATTCAATGACTGAATTAAAAGAGCAGATTACTGCGCAACGGATTAACATTGCCATCTTGACCGTACCACAAGGTGTCGCCCAAGAAATCACAAATGAACTTGTGGATGCTGGGATTAAAGGGATTTTGAACTTTACACCTTTGCGTGTGACGGTACCAAGTGGCGTGCGTGTGCAAAATGTGGATTTGACCAATGAATTGCAAACATTGGTTTACTTTATTGAAAACTATGGTTCAATTACGACAGGATAA
- the tsaD gene encoding tRNA (adenosine(37)-N6)-threonylcarbamoyltransferase complex transferase subunit TsaD, protein MTKIIAFESSADETSVAIVEDGHIVLSNAVATQINSHQRFGGIVPEVASRHHIEWITRVLDDALATANVSPSELDAVAVTYGPGLVGSLLVGLMGAKTFALAHNLPIVPVNHLAGHIAAANFNQPIRYPALALMVSGGHTELVLMQNENEFAVLGETRDDAAGESFDKVGRLLKLPYPAGKTIDDMAHKGQPTIKFPTAMAHEDNYDFSFSGLKSAVINYVHHAEQKGETIDQYDLATSFQNAVVDALVGRTKRALQDYPVKSFILAGGVAANSQLRETLEELLASFPETTYIPVPRQYTGDNAAMIGAAGYWNYKQGIFAGLDLNTDPGLDFELI, encoded by the coding sequence ATGACAAAAATCATAGCATTTGAATCCAGCGCTGATGAAACCAGCGTTGCCATTGTGGAAGATGGCCATATTGTCCTAAGCAACGCCGTGGCGACACAAATCAATTCCCATCAACGTTTTGGTGGTATTGTACCGGAAGTCGCCAGTCGACATCATATTGAATGGATTACACGCGTATTAGATGATGCGTTGGCCACAGCTAACGTGTCACCATCGGAGCTTGATGCGGTGGCGGTGACCTATGGGCCTGGCCTGGTAGGTTCTTTATTGGTTGGCTTAATGGGCGCAAAGACCTTTGCGTTGGCCCATAACTTGCCGATTGTACCAGTGAATCATTTGGCCGGGCACATTGCAGCGGCCAACTTTAATCAGCCAATTCGCTATCCAGCCTTAGCTTTGATGGTATCTGGCGGTCATACCGAACTGGTCCTCATGCAAAACGAAAATGAGTTTGCCGTGTTAGGGGAAACGCGTGATGATGCAGCAGGGGAAAGTTTTGATAAAGTTGGCCGTTTGTTAAAGCTGCCTTATCCAGCGGGTAAAACGATTGATGATATGGCGCACAAAGGGCAACCAACGATTAAGTTTCCCACCGCTATGGCACATGAAGACAATTATGACTTTAGTTTCTCTGGCTTAAAAAGTGCGGTGATTAATTATGTCCATCACGCTGAGCAAAAGGGTGAAACAATTGATCAATATGATTTAGCAACGAGTTTCCAAAATGCAGTTGTGGACGCGCTAGTTGGTCGGACGAAGCGCGCCTTACAAGACTATCCAGTTAAAAGTTTTATCTTGGCTGGTGGCGTTGCGGCTAATTCACAATTGCGAGAGACGTTAGAAGAATTGCTGGCGTCATTTCCAGAGACAACGTATATTCCTGTGCCACGGCAATATACGGGTGATAATGCCGCGATGATTGGGGCAGCAGGCTACTGGAATTATAAACAAGGTATTTTTGCGGGCTTAGACTTAAATACTGATCCAGGCTTAGATTTTGAACTAATATAA